The following coding sequences are from one Anolis sagrei isolate rAnoSag1 chromosome 6, rAnoSag1.mat, whole genome shotgun sequence window:
- the RDM1 gene encoding RAD52 motif-containing protein 1 — translation MAEVVEFRVPLGNGRTLLVLGLEEEASEHALYLAFSAFGPLYSVKVHRNAPVAKPGYYALIKFYSVRDARRAQCACNQKALFQTTPLKVSMCTRQRTFPHQPLVLNSYKCRELANHYLGFNGWSSRIITLQNISGFEEVENEEEEVRTSPRSQQSKYLCIQELTIPQHGICTRGVGVAELEVDPNQGFHMTTHSIQKLAVQRALSDAFQKIFLVVLENGKVAVEYSSSQDDPIDCLAEEEFKGLIQVTDLSLSGLNHEGEEEILSDLSVDEE, via the exons ATGGCGGAGGTGGTCGAGTTCCGCGTCCCGCTTGGAAACGGGCGGACCCTGCTCGTCTTGGGCCTGGAAGAAGAGGCCTCGGAG CATGCTTTGTATTTAGCGTTCTCCGCATTTGGTCCGCTCTATTCTGTGAAGGTTCACAGAAATGCTCCAGTCGCCAAGCCTGGTTACTATGCTCTTATCAAATTCTACTCTGTTAGAGATGCAAGAAGAGCACAGTGTGCTTGCAACCAGAAAGCCCTGTTTCAAACAACACCTTTAAAG GTTTCTATGTGTACCAGACAGAGAACTTTTCCACACCAACCTTTAGTGCTAAACAGCTACAAATGCAGAGAACTTGCCAATCACTACCTCGGCTTCAATGGCTGGTCCAGTCGCATCATCACT CTCCAGAATATATCTGGTTTCGAAGAGGTCgagaatgaagaggaagaagtacGAACTTCACCCAGAAGCCAGCAGTCCAAGTACCTGTGTATTCAAGAACTAACCATCCCTCAGCATGGGATCTGCACCAGAGGGGTTGGTGTGGCTGAGCTTGAGGTGGATCCTaaccaag GGTTTCATATGACTACTCACAGCATCCAGAAGCTTGCTGTACAAAGGGCCCTCTCAGATGCATTTCAGAAGATATTCTTGGTAGTTCTAG AGAATGGAAAGGTGGCTGTGGAGTATAGCTCTTCCCAGGACGACCCCATTGATTGTCTAGCAGAAGAGGAGTTTAAAGGCCTCATCCAG gTGACTGACTTGTCCCTTTCAGGTCTGAACcatgaaggagaagaggagatcttgtctgatcttagTGTAGATGAAGAATAG